Part of the Kitasatospora sp. NBC_00374 genome is shown below.
CCGAGGTCGGTGACGGCGACACAGGTCGTCAGCGGGAGCGGCAGGCCGGCCTGGCGGGCCAGCCGCAGGCTCGGGCGGAAGATCTCCGCCAGCACCCGGGCGTCGTCCAGCGCGTTGTGCGCCTGGCGCTGCTGGACGCCGAAGTACTCGGCCAGTGAGGAGAGCTTGCCGTTGGGCAGCGGCAGGGCGAGGTCGCGGGCCAGCACCATGGTGCAGATCCGGTGCTCGACGGGGGCGCGCAGTCCGGCCCGGGCGTACTCGCGGGAGATCATGTTCCAGTCGAAGAGCGCGTTGTGGGCCACCATCACCCGGCCGTCCAGCCGGGCCGCCAGCTCCTCGGCGATCTCCGGGAAGGTCGGCGCGCCGGCCAGCACCGCGCTGGTCAGTCCGTGGATCCAGACCGGGCCGGGGTCCCGCTCGGGGTTGACCAGGGTGTACCAGTGGTCCGTCACCTCGCCGTGCTGGTCGAGCTGGTAGACACCGGCCGAGATGACGCGGTCGGAGCGGCCGAGCCCGGTGGTCTCGACGTCGACCACGGCGAAGCCCCGGCCGTGCTCCTCGGTGCGCTGCGCCGGGAACGGAACAGGCAGGGCGGAGCCGTCCCACGGTGACTGGATCGCGTGCATGGTCAACCAGCTTAAGGGCCGTCACCGACCGCGGTGGCCGATCCGTGCCGAGCGGTGGTGTGCACCACACCCCGGAATAGAGTGGGCGCCGGAGCGGTCGTACTACCGGTCGAAGCTCTCCCACGCCGCTCGCACCCCGGGGCGGCGGCATTCGCAAAGGACACCCCCATGCGCGCCACCGTGATCCACGGCCCCCACGACATCCGGATCGAGGAGGTGCCCGACCCCCGGATCCAGCAGCCCACCGACGCGGTGGTGCGGGTGGTGAACGCCTGTATCTGCGGCAGCGACCTCTGGGCGTACCGGGGGGTCGCCGCCCGTCAGCCCGGCCAGCGGATCGGGCACGAGTTCCTCGGTGTGGTCGAGGAGGTCGGCCCCGAGGTGCCGGGGCTGCGCCGCGGCGACCTGGTGGTGGCGCCGTTCGTCTGGTCGGACGGCACCTGTGAGTTCTGCCGCGAGGGCCTGCAGACCTCCTGCCCGCACGGCGGCTTCTGGGGCTCGGTCGGCTCGGACGGCGGCCAGGGCGAGGCGGTCCGGGTCCCGTTCGCGGACGGCACGCTGGTCCGGCTGCCCAAGGACGCCGCGGGTGACGAGAAGCTGCTGCCGAGCCTGCTCGCGCTCTCGGACGTGATGGCCACCGGGCACCACGCGGCGGTCAGCGCCGGGGTGAGGCCGGGCTCCACGGTCGCGGTGGTCGGCGACGGCGCGGTCGGGCTGTGCGGTGTGCTGGCCGCGCACCGGCTCGGCGCCGGGCGGATCATCGCGCTCGGCAGGCACCGGGCGAGGACGGACATCGCCCGCGCGTTCGGGGCCACCGACGTGGTCGCCGAGCGCGGTGAGGCGGCCGTCGAGGTGGTCCGGGAGCTGACCGGCGGCCGGGGCGCGCACGCCGTCCTGGAGGCGGTCGGCACCGAGGAGTCGATGCGCACCGCGATCTCGATCACGCGGGACGGCGGCGCGGTCGGCTACGTCGGTGTCCCGCACGGCGGCAGCGCCGGCGTGGACGTCGGCCAGATGTTCGACCGGAACGTCCGGCTGTGCGGCGGCGTGGCCCCCGCCCGCGCGTACATCCCCGAGCTGCTGGCCGACGTGCTCTCCGGCGCGATCGAGCCCGGCCTGGTGTTCGACCGAACCGTCGGCCTGGACGGCGTGCCGGACGGCTACCGCGCGATGGACGACCGCTCGGCGCTGAAGGTCCGGATCGCGCTGTGACCGCGGTCCGCTGACCGCAGCCAGCCGACCACCGCTCAGACGGGGCGCCACCGCAGGCCGGTGGCGCCCCGTCGGCCGTTTCGATGCTTTTCGGCCATTTGAGGTGTACACGTGGGCCGACTCTGCGCGGAGTCTGGTCGAAGCCCCGGAGCGGATCTAGCATGCAGCGGCACACCGCGACTGTGACGCCCCTCACGTCCGATCGTTCCACCAGTGCACCCGCTGACCCCAGGAGACACCGCGTGGACACCCCGCCGACCGCCCGTCCAGCACCGCCCGACACGCTCCCGTCCATCGAACAGAGCGAGGAGTTCCGCCAGCTGCGCGGCTCCTTCCGCGGCTTCGCCTTCCCCGTCACCGCCGGCTTCATCCTCTGGTACCTGCTCTACGTCCTGCTCTCCAGCTACGCCCCCGGCTTCATGGCCACCAAGCTGTTCGGGCACATCAACATCGCCCTGGCCCTCGGCCTGCTCCAGTTCGCCAGCACCTTCGCCATCGCCGCCTGGTACGCCGCCTACGCGGACCGCCGGCTCGACCCCGCGGCCACCGCGATCCGCGAGCAGCACACCCGGGAGGCCGCCGAATGACCACCACCCTGCTGGCCGCCGGCTCCGCGACCGAGCACCGCGGCCTGACCATGACGCTGTTCGGCGTCTTCGTGCTCGCCACCCTCGGCATCACCGTCTGGGCCGGCCGCCAGACCAAGGACGCCTCCGACTTCTACGCTGGCGGCCGCGGCTTCACCGGCTTCCAGAACGGCCTGGCGATCTCCGGCGACTACATGTCGGCCGCCTCCTTCCTCGGCATCGCCGGCGCCATCGCCCTGTACGGCTACGACGGCTTCCTCTACTCGATCGGCTTCCTGGTCGCCTGGCTGGTCGCGCTGCTCCTGGTCGCCGAGCCGCTGCGCAACTCCGGCCGCTACACCATGGCCGACGTGCTGGCCTTCCGGATGCGCCAGCGCCCCGTCCGGACCGCCGCCGGCATCTCCACCATCGTGGTGTCGATCTTCTACCTGCTGGCCCAGATGGTCGGCGCGGGCTCCCTGGTGGCCCTGCTGCTCGGCGTCAGCGGCGACTCCGCCAAGCGCTGGACGGTGGTCGCCGTCGGCGCGCTGATGGTCGTCTACGTGGTGATCGGCGGCATGAAGGGCACCACCTGGGTGCAGATCGTCAAGGCCGTGCTGCTGATCGCCGGAGCCGGACTGATGACCGTCCTGGTGCTGGCCAAGTACCACTTCAACCTCTCCAGCCTGCTCGGCGCCGCCGCCGACGCCGGCGGCAACGGCTCGCGCTTCCTGGAACCAGGCCTCAAGTACGGGGCCAGCGACACCAGCAAACTCGACTTCCTCAGCCTCGGCCTCGCCCTGGTGCTCGGCACCGCCGGACTCCCGCACATCCTGGTCCGCTTCTACACCGTGCCCACCGCCAAGGCCGCGCGGAAGTCGGTGCTCTGGGCGATCGGCATCATCGGCGGCTTCTACCTGATGACGCTGGCCCTCGGCTTCGGCGCCGCCGCCCTGGTCGGGCCGGGTGTGATCAAGAAGTCGAACCCGGCCGGCAACACCGCGGCCCCGCTGCTCGCCGAGTACCTCGGCGGCGGTTCCGGCAGCACCGGTGGCGCGGTCCTGCTCGCGGTGATCTCCGCGGTGGCCTTCGCCACCATCCTGGCCGTGGTCGCCGGCCTCACCCTCGCCTCCTCGGCCTCCTTCGCCCACGACCTGTGGGCCAACGTGATCCGGCGGGGGCGGGCCGGCGAGAAGGAGGAGATCCGCTCGGCCAAGCTGGCCGCGGTCGCGATCGGCGCGGTCGCCATCGTGCTGTCGATCTTCGCCGACAAGCTGAACACCGCCGCCCTGGTCGCGCTCGCCTTCGCCGTCGCGGCCTCCGCCAACCTGCCGACCCTGCTCTACTCGCTGTTCTGGAAGCGCTTCAACACCGTCGGCGCGGTCAGCTCGGTCTACGCCGGCCTGGTCAGCTCGGTGCTGCTGGTGGTCTTCTCCACCGTCGTCTCCGGCAAGCCGACCTCACTGCTCCCGCACAGCGACTT
Proteins encoded:
- a CDS encoding DEDDh family exonuclease, whose protein sequence is MHAIQSPWDGSALPVPFPAQRTEEHGRGFAVVDVETTGLGRSDRVISAGVYQLDQHGEVTDHWYTLVNPERDPGPVWIHGLTSAVLAGAPTFPEIAEELAARLDGRVMVAHNALFDWNMISREYARAGLRAPVEHRICTMVLARDLALPLPNGKLSSLAEYFGVQQRQAHNALDDARVLAEIFRPSLRLARQAGLPLPLTTCVAVTDLGEETPAPQRGSWSSSYRPGRKRPPCPYPNPGRWVDGRPLMQGMRVAITGDTATDRELLEDRAIEAGLHIASSVSRLTSLLVTNEPGSWSGKARKAREHGTPVVGEDAFLQLLREVVPHPGV
- a CDS encoding zinc-dependent alcohol dehydrogenase family protein — encoded protein: MRATVIHGPHDIRIEEVPDPRIQQPTDAVVRVVNACICGSDLWAYRGVAARQPGQRIGHEFLGVVEEVGPEVPGLRRGDLVVAPFVWSDGTCEFCREGLQTSCPHGGFWGSVGSDGGQGEAVRVPFADGTLVRLPKDAAGDEKLLPSLLALSDVMATGHHAAVSAGVRPGSTVAVVGDGAVGLCGVLAAHRLGAGRIIALGRHRARTDIARAFGATDVVAERGEAAVEVVRELTGGRGAHAVLEAVGTEESMRTAISITRDGGAVGYVGVPHGGSAGVDVGQMFDRNVRLCGGVAPARAYIPELLADVLSGAIEPGLVFDRTVGLDGVPDGYRAMDDRSALKVRIAL
- a CDS encoding DUF485 domain-containing protein → MDTPPTARPAPPDTLPSIEQSEEFRQLRGSFRGFAFPVTAGFILWYLLYVLLSSYAPGFMATKLFGHINIALALGLLQFASTFAIAAWYAAYADRRLDPAATAIREQHTREAAE
- a CDS encoding cation acetate symporter — protein: MTTTLLAAGSATEHRGLTMTLFGVFVLATLGITVWAGRQTKDASDFYAGGRGFTGFQNGLAISGDYMSAASFLGIAGAIALYGYDGFLYSIGFLVAWLVALLLVAEPLRNSGRYTMADVLAFRMRQRPVRTAAGISTIVVSIFYLLAQMVGAGSLVALLLGVSGDSAKRWTVVAVGALMVVYVVIGGMKGTTWVQIVKAVLLIAGAGLMTVLVLAKYHFNLSSLLGAAADAGGNGSRFLEPGLKYGASDTSKLDFLSLGLALVLGTAGLPHILVRFYTVPTAKAARKSVLWAIGIIGGFYLMTLALGFGAAALVGPGVIKKSNPAGNTAAPLLAEYLGGGSGSTGGAVLLAVISAVAFATILAVVAGLTLASSASFAHDLWANVIRRGRAGEKEEIRSAKLAAVAIGAVAIVLSIFADKLNTAALVALAFAVAASANLPTLLYSLFWKRFNTVGAVSSVYAGLVSSVLLVVFSTVVSGKPTSLLPHSDFHWFPLENPGLVSIPVGFLAGWLGTLLSRESADPAKYAELEVRSLTGLGAH